The following are encoded together in the Phenylobacterium sp. NIBR 498073 genome:
- a CDS encoding glycosyltransferase family A protein, which translates to MQSVSLGSWFGGDGDPQAPCDAAVVIPTVLRPALLASLESVFRQDLDGRIQVLIGVDAPRPTPPALLGLIARRPANVSVLLLTLPYSTSVRHGGVHRATDGGSLRSILTFMAASRHVAYLDDDNAWERDHLSSLRAAIAGKAWAYSLRMLVDEASGEELGIDRWDSVGPDRGRFAARGGFVDPNCLMIDKLLALPTLGRWSQGPGMQSDRAFFDAIRRAAHGHVPRPTTRYSVRPDNDVFRGFIAEGVEF; encoded by the coding sequence ATGCAGTCGGTGTCTCTGGGGAGTTGGTTCGGAGGCGACGGCGATCCGCAGGCGCCCTGCGACGCGGCCGTGGTGATCCCGACGGTGCTGCGGCCGGCGCTGCTGGCCAGCCTGGAGTCGGTGTTCCGCCAGGACCTGGACGGCCGTATCCAGGTGCTGATCGGGGTCGATGCGCCGCGGCCAACGCCGCCGGCGCTGCTGGGGCTGATCGCCCGGCGGCCGGCGAACGTCTCGGTGCTGCTGCTGACCCTGCCCTACTCGACCTCGGTCCGGCACGGCGGCGTCCATCGGGCGACCGACGGCGGGTCGCTGCGCTCGATCCTGACCTTCATGGCCGCCAGCCGGCATGTCGCCTATCTCGACGACGACAACGCCTGGGAGCGCGACCACCTGTCGAGCCTGCGCGCGGCGATCGCCGGCAAGGCCTGGGCCTACTCCCTGCGGATGCTGGTCGACGAGGCCAGCGGCGAGGAGCTGGGGATCGACCGCTGGGATTCGGTCGGACCGGACCGCGGCCGCTTCGCCGCGCGCGGCGGCTTCGTCGACCCCAACTGCCTCATGATCGACAAGCTGCTTGCCCTGCCCACCCTGGGCCGGTGGTCGCAGGGGCCGGGCATGCAGTCGGACCGCGCCTTCTTCGACGCGATCCGGCGGGCCGCGCACGGCCACGTGCCGCGACCGACGACCCGCTACTCGGTGCGGCCGGACAACGACGTGTTCCGCGGCTTCATAGCCGAGGGCGTGGAGTTCTAG
- a CDS encoding DUF4440 domain-containing protein: MAITLASPALTAPRLTEAQARAFAQRQEAAWNARDLDGYFALFTKDAVFIDQTRDIKHGGMIPYGTSTLPQARAQATKFLAGATSTERGRIDKVEIARDGTSARLVGREVTTIQSKGRTRKACADTEQTLVLVGGQIRSKGQTDTITRCR, from the coding sequence TTGGCCATCACCCTGGCGTCGCCCGCCCTCACTGCGCCGAGACTGACCGAGGCGCAGGCGCGGGCGTTCGCCCAACGCCAGGAGGCGGCCTGGAACGCACGCGACCTGGACGGCTACTTCGCCCTCTTCACCAAGGACGCGGTGTTCATCGACCAAACCCGCGACATCAAGCACGGCGGCATGATCCCCTATGGGACCAGCACCCTGCCCCAGGCGCGCGCCCAGGCGACCAAGTTCCTGGCCGGCGCGACCTCGACCGAGCGCGGGAGGATCGACAAGGTCGAGATCGCGCGCGACGGGACCAGTGCGCGGCTGGTCGGCCGCGAGGTGACCACCATCCAGAGCAAGGGCCGCACCCGCAAGGCCTGCGCCGACACCGAGCAGACCCTGGTGCTGGTCGGCGGCCAGATCCGTTCGAAAGGCCAGACCGACACCATCACCCGCTGCCGCTAG
- a CDS encoding SDR family oxidoreductase — MTQELAGKTAFVAGGSSGINLGIAKRFAAAGAKVAIISRSPEKIEAAAKEVAAFGPCIGMAADVRDYAAVEAALKRTHDELGPIDIVLSGAAGNFVAPALGMSANGFKTVVDIDLIGTFNVLRASFEFLNRPGASLISITAGQAERASMFQAHVCAAKAGINMLTKCLALEWGPAGVRVNAISPGPIADTEGMARLAPTPEAEARVTGRNPMRRYGQKDEIADMAIFLSTQKAAYVNGAIIPVDGGSGVGDASGNALGNYAAVY; from the coding sequence ATGACCCAGGAACTGGCGGGCAAGACGGCGTTCGTGGCGGGCGGATCGAGCGGGATCAACCTGGGGATCGCCAAGCGGTTCGCCGCGGCCGGCGCCAAGGTGGCGATCATCAGCCGCAGCCCGGAAAAGATCGAGGCGGCCGCCAAGGAAGTCGCCGCCTTCGGCCCCTGCATCGGCATGGCCGCCGACGTGCGCGACTATGCGGCGGTCGAGGCGGCCCTGAAACGCACCCACGACGAGCTGGGACCGATCGACATCGTGCTGTCGGGCGCGGCCGGCAACTTCGTGGCCCCGGCCCTGGGCATGAGCGCCAACGGCTTCAAGACGGTGGTCGACATCGACCTGATCGGCACCTTCAACGTGCTGCGCGCCTCGTTCGAATTCCTGAACCGGCCGGGCGCCTCGCTGATCTCGATCACCGCCGGCCAGGCCGAGCGCGCCTCGATGTTCCAGGCTCACGTCTGCGCGGCGAAGGCCGGGATCAACATGCTGACCAAGTGCCTGGCGCTGGAGTGGGGCCCGGCCGGGGTGCGGGTCAACGCCATCTCCCCCGGGCCGATCGCCGACACCGAGGGCATGGCCCGCCTGGCGCCGACGCCGGAGGCCGAGGCCCGCGTCACCGGCCGCAATCCGATGCGCCGCTACGGCCAGAAGGACGAGATCGCCGACATGGCCATCTTCCTGTCGACGCAGAAGGCCGCCTATGTGAACGGCGCGATCATTCCGGTCGACGGCGGCAGCGGCGTCGGCGACGCCAGCGGCAACGCGCTGGGGAACTACGCGGCGGTCTACTGA
- a CDS encoding NAD(P)/FAD-dependent oxidoreductase: protein MTATDMIAERPAAAAVQHFDVLIVGAGISGVGAAYHLQTQRPGTSFVVLESKDTFGGTWVTHKYPGIRSDSDLYTFGYRFKPWTGAPIATAAEILSYMNEVIDENGLAQHIRYGHKITNASWSGEDNLWTVDVTRTDGTTTQFTTNFLFMCQGYYKHDQGYTPDWPGMADFKGRIVHPQTWPDDIDLKGKNVIVIGSGATAATLVPNIADQTAHVTLLQRSPTYFVPGRNVDELADTLRQLEIDETWVHEIVRRKRLFDGAAFTKRAVEESEAVKAELLAGVRMFLGDQFDVDKHFTPRYRPWRQRIAFIPDGDLFRGIASGKASVVTDEIERFTENGILLKSGEELKADIVISATGFDLSVMGDIPFQVNGKPVDWSDTVTYRGMMFTGVPNLAWVFGYFRASWTLRADLMGDFIARLLAHMQDKGYKTVVPALRPEDKADELTTWIDPENFNPGYLMRGLHLMPKSIDKPEWRHTQDYWSEKDELPKVDLDESALVYG, encoded by the coding sequence ATGACCGCCACCGACATGATCGCCGAGCGTCCGGCCGCCGCCGCCGTCCAGCATTTCGACGTCCTCATCGTCGGGGCCGGGATCTCCGGCGTCGGCGCGGCCTATCACCTGCAGACCCAGCGTCCAGGAACCAGCTTCGTGGTTCTGGAAAGCAAGGACACCTTCGGCGGCACCTGGGTGACCCACAAGTACCCGGGCATCCGCTCGGACAGCGACCTCTACACCTTCGGCTATCGCTTCAAGCCCTGGACCGGCGCGCCGATCGCCACCGCCGCCGAGATCCTCAGCTACATGAACGAGGTCATCGACGAAAACGGCTTGGCCCAGCACATCCGCTACGGCCACAAGATCACCAACGCCAGCTGGTCGGGCGAGGACAACCTCTGGACCGTCGACGTCACCCGCACCGACGGGACCACGACCCAGTTCACCACCAACTTCCTCTTCATGTGCCAGGGCTACTACAAGCACGACCAGGGCTACACGCCCGACTGGCCGGGCATGGCCGACTTCAAGGGCCGCATCGTCCACCCGCAGACCTGGCCTGACGATATCGACCTGAAGGGCAAGAACGTCATCGTCATCGGCTCGGGCGCCACCGCCGCGACCCTGGTGCCGAACATCGCCGACCAGACCGCTCACGTGACCCTGCTGCAGCGCTCGCCGACCTACTTCGTGCCGGGCCGCAACGTCGACGAACTGGCCGACACCCTGCGCCAGCTCGAGATCGACGAGACCTGGGTCCACGAGATCGTCCGCCGCAAGCGCCTGTTCGACGGCGCGGCCTTCACCAAGCGCGCGGTCGAGGAGTCCGAGGCGGTCAAGGCCGAGCTGCTGGCCGGCGTGCGCATGTTCCTGGGCGACCAGTTCGACGTCGACAAGCACTTCACCCCCCGCTACCGCCCCTGGCGCCAGCGCATCGCCTTCATTCCGGACGGCGACCTGTTCCGCGGCATCGCCTCGGGCAAGGCCTCGGTGGTCACCGACGAGATCGAGCGTTTCACCGAGAACGGCATCCTGCTGAAGTCCGGCGAGGAGCTGAAGGCCGACATCGTCATCAGCGCCACCGGCTTCGACCTTTCCGTCATGGGCGACATCCCGTTCCAGGTGAACGGCAAGCCGGTCGACTGGTCCGACACGGTCACCTATCGCGGCATGATGTTCACCGGCGTGCCGAACCTGGCCTGGGTGTTCGGCTACTTCCGCGCCTCCTGGACGCTCCGCGCCGACCTGATGGGCGACTTCATCGCCCGCCTGCTCGCCCACATGCAGGACAAGGGCTACAAAACCGTCGTCCCGGCGCTGCGCCCCGAGGACAAGGCCGACGAACTGACGACCTGGATCGACCCGGAGAACTTCAACCCCGGCTACCTGATGCGCGGCCTGCACCTGATGCCCAAGAGCATCGACAAGCCGGAATGGCGCCACACCCAGGACTACTGGTCCGAGAAGGACGAACTGCCGAAGGTGGACCTCGACGAATCAGCCCTCGTCTACGGTTGA
- a CDS encoding pyridoxamine 5'-phosphate oxidase family protein, whose amino-acid sequence MSIDMNDRAAVERRLWDDIERHQTGMLGLAEETALQPMTAFVEREGERLWFFARSDTELARRIGQGGEGMFVFQQRDLQATITGQLSVKRDEARIAKYWNAVVAAWHPQGKSDPRLTLICLDARDAQVWCSQAGPVTFAWEIAMANARKHEPHLGGRANLHFH is encoded by the coding sequence ATGAGCATCGACATGAACGACCGCGCCGCCGTCGAGCGTAGGCTGTGGGACGACATCGAGCGCCACCAGACCGGGATGTTGGGCTTGGCCGAAGAGACCGCCCTCCAACCAATGACCGCCTTCGTGGAACGCGAAGGAGAACGGCTATGGTTCTTCGCCCGCAGCGACACTGAGCTGGCGCGCCGCATCGGCCAGGGCGGCGAGGGCATGTTCGTGTTCCAGCAACGTGACCTGCAGGCGACGATCACCGGCCAGCTGAGCGTGAAACGCGACGAGGCGCGGATCGCCAAGTACTGGAACGCGGTCGTCGCGGCCTGGCATCCGCAAGGCAAGAGCGACCCGCGCCTGACGCTGATCTGCCTGGACGCGCGCGACGCCCAGGTCTGGTGCTCGCAGGCCGGGCCGGTGACCTTCGCCTGGGAGATCGCCATGGCCAACGCCCGAAAGCACGAGCCGCACCTGGGCGGACGGGCGAACCTGCACTTCCATTGA
- a CDS encoding outer membrane beta-barrel protein translates to MKTQLIATAAAAAFFALTGAAQAQTVGHVGANYSRAEIDAGALGDTDADVFQGEGAVAFDVGSSLRGAVDGSVTNFDADGGDATTWAVTGHLNKTFEGGLAGGFVGVNKSDDVTLWGVGAEAQYNVSPKTTLYGQVGYGQSDDLDDVDFWAGRAELRYFVTDNFKVQGTAGYTKADAKGGDLDIWNIGADAEYQFAGTPWSVTGAYEHGEMDDADLKADIFKVGLRYTFGGSLRDRDQAGASLGSTTNLFGGTLGQSVIAAAGAF, encoded by the coding sequence GTGAAGACCCAACTGATCGCGACGGCCGCCGCGGCCGCCTTTTTCGCGCTGACCGGCGCCGCCCAAGCCCAGACCGTCGGCCATGTCGGCGCCAACTATAGCCGCGCCGAAATCGACGCCGGCGCGCTCGGCGACACCGACGCCGACGTCTTCCAGGGCGAAGGCGCGGTGGCGTTCGACGTCGGTTCGTCGCTGCGCGGCGCCGTCGATGGTTCGGTGACGAACTTTGACGCCGACGGCGGAGACGCCACCACCTGGGCCGTGACCGGCCACCTGAACAAGACCTTCGAAGGCGGCCTGGCCGGCGGCTTCGTCGGCGTCAACAAGAGCGACGACGTGACCCTGTGGGGCGTCGGCGCCGAGGCCCAGTACAACGTCTCGCCGAAGACCACCCTCTACGGCCAAGTCGGCTACGGCCAGTCGGACGACCTCGACGACGTGGACTTCTGGGCCGGCCGCGCCGAGCTGCGCTACTTCGTGACCGACAACTTCAAGGTCCAAGGCACCGCCGGCTACACCAAGGCCGACGCCAAGGGCGGCGACCTCGACATCTGGAACATCGGCGCCGACGCCGAGTACCAGTTCGCGGGCACCCCGTGGAGCGTGACCGGCGCCTACGAGCACGGCGAAATGGACGACGCGGACCTGAAGGCCGACATCTTCAAGGTCGGCCTGCGCTACACCTTCGGCGGCAGCCTGCGCGACCGCGACCAGGCCGGCGCGTCGCTGGGTTCGACCACGAACCTGTTCGGCGGCACGCTGGGTCAGAGCGTGATCGCCGCCGCCGGCGCGTTCTAA
- a CDS encoding group III truncated hemoglobin: MHTQVTPENLRELVGRFYGRAREDALIGPVFNAAIDDWDHHLDHIAQFWAAGLLGVGRFTGRPMAKHMRQPITPPMFDRWLALWKEATDETYAPPIAQALQARAGRIAESFKLGMFYRPAEDRTSVAR, translated from the coding sequence ATGCATACGCAAGTGACGCCCGAGAACCTGCGCGAGCTGGTCGGCCGCTTCTACGGCCGGGCGCGTGAGGACGCGTTGATCGGTCCGGTGTTCAACGCCGCCATCGACGACTGGGACCATCACCTGGACCACATCGCCCAGTTCTGGGCCGCGGGCCTGCTCGGGGTCGGGCGCTTCACCGGCCGGCCGATGGCCAAGCACATGCGCCAGCCGATCACCCCGCCGATGTTCGACCGCTGGCTGGCGCTGTGGAAGGAGGCGACCGACGAGACCTATGCCCCGCCGATCGCCCAGGCGCTGCAGGCCAGAGCCGGCCGCATCGCCGAGAGCTTCAAGCTCGGCATGTTCTATCGGCCGGCCGAGGATCGGACGTCGGTCGCCCGATAG
- a CDS encoding sensor histidine kinase, which yields MTDDGQDDVRAAEMRHRAANTFQLISALARMRGQRTAEPEARRQLVWMADAIGALGALERHRREGGVDFQAYLLEMAPVWRRRHTAAPIEVAVAMEPVIVPDQAASTLALIVHELVSNALAHAYREGEPGQVEVSLSRAEDGERYQLVVRDHGRGFDPSSPSGRERFGLWFVRSLAAQVRGELKLDTRDGVCAQLLFSL from the coding sequence ATGACGGACGATGGCCAGGACGACGTCCGGGCGGCGGAGATGCGCCACCGCGCCGCCAACACCTTCCAGCTCATTTCCGCCCTGGCCCGCATGCGTGGCCAGCGCACGGCCGAACCCGAGGCCCGCCGCCAGCTGGTCTGGATGGCCGACGCGATCGGCGCCCTAGGCGCGCTGGAGCGCCATCGCCGCGAAGGCGGCGTCGACTTCCAGGCCTACCTGCTGGAGATGGCTCCCGTCTGGCGTCGCCGCCACACCGCCGCGCCGATCGAGGTGGCGGTAGCGATGGAGCCGGTCATCGTCCCCGACCAGGCCGCCTCCACCCTGGCGCTGATCGTGCACGAGCTGGTCTCCAACGCCCTGGCCCACGCCTATCGGGAGGGCGAGCCCGGCCAGGTCGAGGTCAGCCTGTCGAGGGCCGAGGACGGCGAGCGCTACCAATTGGTGGTCCGTGATCATGGCAGAGGCTTCGATCCGTCCTCGCCGAGCGGGCGCGAGCGGTTCGGCCTGTGGTTCGTCCGCAGCCTGGCGGCCCAGGTCCGCGGCGAGCTGAAGTTGGACACTCGCGACGGGGTCTGCGCCCAGTTGCTGTTTTCCCTCTAG
- the cobS gene encoding adenosylcobinamide-GDP ribazoletransferase produces MSWLARQLRLFLCAVQFLTRLPTPTLSGFEPDWISRSARYFPLVGLLVGGVCAAVFWAASQLWSGALPALLAIGTGVLVTGAFHEDGLADTADGLGGGGTPERRLEIMKDSRIGTYGALALGLVLATKVSALATLPAGLGAWTLVAAHAGGRGASVLTMRALAYVRDVDGGKWKPAPSDLGFWEVLAALTFAALPLALSPAGVVFQGLLAGALLALVLVLVARRLLGGYTGDVLGAVEQVFELGFTLGVAAALAWPASER; encoded by the coding sequence GTGAGCTGGCTCGCCCGCCAGCTGCGGCTGTTTCTCTGCGCGGTGCAGTTCCTCACTCGCCTGCCGACGCCGACGCTCTCCGGCTTCGAGCCGGACTGGATCTCGCGCAGCGCCCGCTACTTCCCGCTGGTCGGCCTGCTGGTCGGCGGCGTCTGCGCGGCGGTGTTCTGGGCCGCCTCCCAGCTCTGGAGCGGGGCGCTGCCGGCCCTGCTGGCGATCGGCACGGGGGTTCTGGTCACCGGCGCCTTCCACGAGGATGGCCTGGCTGACACCGCCGACGGCCTCGGCGGCGGCGGCACGCCCGAGCGCCGCCTGGAAATCATGAAGGACAGCCGCATTGGGACCTACGGCGCGCTCGCCCTGGGTCTGGTGCTGGCGACCAAGGTCTCGGCCCTGGCCACCCTGCCGGCGGGCCTCGGCGCCTGGACTCTGGTCGCCGCCCATGCCGGCGGCCGCGGGGCCTCGGTGCTGACCATGCGCGCCCTGGCCTATGTGCGCGACGTCGACGGCGGCAAGTGGAAGCCGGCGCCCTCCGACCTCGGCTTCTGGGAGGTGCTGGCCGCCCTGACCTTTGCGGCCCTGCCGCTGGCCCTGTCCCCGGCCGGGGTGGTGTTCCAGGGTCTGTTGGCCGGCGCCCTGCTGGCGCTGGTCCTGGTCCTCGTCGCCCGCCGGCTGCTGGGCGGCTACACCGGCGACGTGCTGGGGGCGGTCGAGCAGGTTTTCGAGCTTGGCTTTACGCTGGGCGTCGCCGCCGCCCTGGCTTGGCCGGCTTCCGAACGCTGA
- a CDS encoding Type 1 glutamine amidotransferase-like domain-containing protein yields MRLYLSSYRFGSAVDRLAALVPAGARVAVVSNALDLIPDESRRSYARNVHDPLADLAEMGLSPFDLDLRRWFGDAAGLERELADVQMVWAVGGNTFLLRRAMAQSGLDAVLHRRLADDSIAYGGWSAGACVAGSALCGIDLMDAPDEVAAGYDPAPIYDGLALVDFVIVPHFASDHPEADAATVAAAWLAERDIPHRTLRDGEAIVRVGEAMEVVGRQSRW; encoded by the coding sequence ATGCGCCTCTACCTCTCGTCCTATCGCTTCGGATCGGCGGTCGACCGACTGGCCGCCCTGGTCCCGGCTGGGGCGCGGGTGGCGGTGGTTTCCAATGCGCTGGACCTGATCCCGGACGAGTCGCGCAGGTCCTATGCGCGCAACGTCCACGATCCGCTGGCCGATCTGGCGGAGATGGGCCTCTCGCCGTTCGACCTCGACCTGCGGCGCTGGTTCGGCGATGCGGCCGGGCTGGAGCGGGAACTGGCCGACGTGCAGATGGTCTGGGCCGTTGGCGGCAACACCTTCCTGCTGCGCCGGGCCATGGCCCAGAGCGGCCTCGACGCCGTCCTCCACCGTCGCCTGGCCGACGACAGCATCGCCTATGGCGGCTGGAGCGCCGGGGCCTGCGTCGCCGGCTCAGCCCTGTGCGGGATCGACCTGATGGACGCGCCGGACGAGGTCGCCGCGGGCTACGATCCCGCCCCGATCTATGATGGCCTCGCCCTCGTGGACTTTGTCATCGTCCCTCACTTCGCATCAGATCACCCCGAGGCCGACGCAGCGACGGTCGCCGCCGCCTGGCTGGCGGAACGGGACATCCCCCACCGCACCCTGCGCGACGGCGAGGCGATCGTGCGCGTGGGGGAGGCGATGGAGGTCGTGGGGCGCCAGTCCCGGTGGTGA
- a CDS encoding Crp/Fnr family transcriptional regulator, whose amino-acid sequence MQNRLLAALPPEDYGLLAPHLTHMDLERARLLYDPGDRIDVVYFPHDGVVSMMTLMENGAAIESATIGWEGAVGLSAAAAPRHSLSRAIVQTPCRCSRIGSSQLHEAWAKSPRIREMVDRNGEALLAHTAQSAACNALHSVEARFCRWLLTCHDRISTDTVALTQEFLADMLGVQRTTVTAVARSLQDKGWIRYRRGIVDIVDRDGLQSATCECYEAVRRQYERLAPPPPRVEAGRA is encoded by the coding sequence GTGCAAAATCGCTTACTCGCCGCACTGCCTCCGGAGGACTACGGCCTCCTCGCGCCGCACCTCACCCACATGGACCTGGAGCGCGCGCGCCTGTTGTACGATCCGGGCGACCGGATCGACGTCGTCTACTTCCCTCACGACGGCGTCGTCTCGATGATGACCTTGATGGAGAACGGCGCGGCGATCGAGAGCGCCACCATCGGCTGGGAAGGCGCGGTCGGGTTGTCGGCGGCGGCGGCCCCGCGTCATTCGCTGTCGCGGGCGATCGTGCAGACGCCCTGCCGCTGTTCGCGCATCGGCTCGAGCCAGCTGCACGAGGCCTGGGCCAAGAGCCCGCGCATCCGCGAGATGGTCGACCGCAACGGCGAGGCGCTGCTGGCGCACACCGCCCAGTCGGCGGCCTGCAATGCGCTGCATTCGGTGGAGGCCCGGTTCTGTCGGTGGCTGCTGACCTGTCATGATCGGATTTCGACCGACACCGTGGCCCTGACCCAGGAATTCCTGGCCGACATGCTGGGGGTGCAGCGCACGACGGTGACCGCCGTCGCCCGCAGCCTGCAGGACAAGGGCTGGATCCGCTATCGCCGGGGCATCGTCGATATCGTCGACCGCGACGGCCTGCAGTCGGCGACCTGCGAGTGCTACGAGGCGGTCCGCCGCCAGTACGAACGGCTGGCGCCGCCCCCGCCGCGGGTCGAGGCGGGCCGCGCCTAG
- a CDS encoding lysoplasmalogenase family protein, with the protein MERNNPLAWLVLAASVIAGVSYVASWNLAGFPEWGSTAWKGAGVALLAVYAGLRARSLDGWLICAVMAFGALGDVLLETHGLNVGAVAFLVGHIVAIVLYLRNRRRGLTLADKLLIAVLVPGTAIAAYLLPADRALGGGAALYSLGLAIMAACAWASRFPRILVGLGALMFVVSDLLIFGRAGPLAGAAWVGLAIWGLYYFGQFLICVGVVGGATRGRRL; encoded by the coding sequence ATGGAGCGGAACAATCCGCTGGCCTGGCTGGTGCTGGCCGCGTCGGTGATCGCGGGGGTCAGCTATGTCGCCTCCTGGAACCTGGCCGGCTTTCCCGAATGGGGCTCCACGGCCTGGAAGGGCGCGGGCGTCGCGCTGCTGGCGGTCTATGCCGGCCTGCGCGCGCGTAGCCTCGACGGCTGGCTGATCTGCGCGGTGATGGCGTTCGGCGCGCTCGGCGACGTGCTGCTCGAGACCCATGGCCTCAATGTCGGGGCGGTCGCCTTCCTCGTCGGGCACATCGTCGCCATCGTCCTCTATCTGCGCAATCGCCGCCGCGGGCTGACGCTCGCCGACAAGCTGCTGATCGCGGTGCTGGTGCCGGGAACGGCGATCGCCGCCTACCTGCTGCCGGCCGACCGGGCGCTCGGGGGCGGGGCGGCGCTCTATTCGCTCGGCCTGGCGATCATGGCCGCCTGCGCCTGGGCCAGCCGCTTTCCGCGGATCCTGGTCGGCCTCGGCGCGCTGATGTTCGTGGTCTCCGACCTGCTGATCTTCGGCCGGGCCGGGCCGCTGGCCGGGGCGGCCTGGGTCGGGCTGGCGATCTGGGGCCTCTATTATTTCGGCCAGTTCCTGATCTGCGTCGGGGTGGTCGGCGGCGCCACCCGCGGACGACGGCTCTAG
- a CDS encoding amidohydrolase family protein, producing the protein MMIIDFECDTPTKEAVEDTVRLIKSGRGFDKEGYAQHMAPGWAAQIGMSVDEFNAAKERDGLTSLALKLCEVDMTRAMSHEQVIGMLDVAQVRYACIGNAGRRASNEDVAKFAAEYPDRLIPWFRIWGDEGEDGVAALERGVREWGCRGFEISSYREGRYINDPAYWPFLAKCVELDIPVRITVGLHLLSDRPYDYAHPKYLDEVAVRFPELKIVAGLTGWPWVDEACAIASRHKNIYIDFACKRVKHLLAPGAGYEALIYYGARNLQDKIIFATGWGTQMVPLHQLVAETDELPLKQSVREKWMGGNAARVLGLDH; encoded by the coding sequence ATGATGATCATCGATTTCGAGTGCGACACCCCGACCAAGGAAGCGGTCGAGGACACGGTGCGGCTGATCAAGTCCGGCCGCGGCTTCGACAAGGAAGGCTACGCCCAGCACATGGCCCCCGGCTGGGCGGCCCAGATCGGCATGAGCGTCGACGAGTTCAACGCCGCCAAGGAGCGCGACGGGCTGACCAGCCTGGCCCTGAAGCTGTGCGAGGTCGACATGACCCGGGCGATGAGCCACGAGCAGGTCATCGGCATGCTGGACGTGGCCCAAGTCCGCTACGCCTGCATCGGCAACGCCGGCCGCCGCGCCAGCAACGAGGACGTGGCCAAGTTCGCGGCCGAATATCCCGACCGGCTGATCCCCTGGTTCCGCATCTGGGGCGACGAGGGCGAGGACGGTGTCGCGGCGCTGGAGCGCGGCGTGCGCGAGTGGGGCTGCAGGGGCTTCGAAATCTCATCCTATCGCGAAGGGCGCTACATCAACGATCCGGCCTACTGGCCCTTCCTGGCCAAGTGCGTCGAACTGGACATCCCGGTGCGGATCACGGTCGGCCTGCACCTGCTGTCGGACCGCCCCTACGACTACGCGCACCCGAAGTACCTGGACGAGGTCGCAGTGCGCTTCCCGGAGCTGAAGATCGTCGCCGGCCTCACCGGTTGGCCGTGGGTGGACGAGGCCTGCGCCATCGCCTCGCGCCACAAGAACATCTACATCGACTTCGCCTGCAAGCGCGTGAAGCACCTGCTGGCGCCCGGCGCAGGCTATGAGGCGCTGATCTACTACGGAGCGCGCAACCTGCAGGACAAGATCATCTTCGCCACCGGTTGGGGCACCCAGATGGTCCCGCTGCACCAGCTGGTCGCCGAGACCGACGAGCTGCCGCTGAAGCAGTCGGTGCGCGAGAAGTGGATGGGCGGCAACGCGGCCCGCGTGCTGGGGCTAGACCACTGA